One window of Cygnus atratus isolate AKBS03 ecotype Queensland, Australia chromosome 29, CAtr_DNAZoo_HiC_assembly, whole genome shotgun sequence genomic DNA carries:
- the POU6F1 gene encoding POU domain, class 6, transcription factor 1, producing the protein MDPEAVQTQEAPLTVNEQVIVMSSHETIRVLEVGVDAPPPAEEDGKPLEMPPGEGARGSPRGSGDPGREDVPPSAETSCSAEAAKPSRRPERPPAASPPAAPSATPPASSRSPWPRWPPRSIAGQVAGQQGLAVWTFPTATVAALPGLTAASPTGGIFKPPIANLQAAAVLNTAIPAPVQPAQPLPAAVQPRPPLQPQSVFPPAPAVPSQPPILPQPAAAPTPPVAKPLEPQTQIAVQPAGFAFNPGIISAASLGGQTQLLSSLAAAPVIANTISSVQGITGQILTNAQGQVIGTLPWVVNPPGIAAASPVPAPNLQVQAVTPQLLLNAQGQVIATLASGTIQAATIKKSGPPEPPTKSEVQPIQPAPALPQPAVVIANPAPAAKAASAPVPITCSETPTVSQLVAKPQAPNSGVEEDGINLEEIREFAKNFKIRRLSLGLTQTQVGQALTATEGPAYSQSAICRFEKLDITPKSAQKLKPVLEKWLSEAELRNQEGQQNLMEFVGGEPSKKRKRRTSFTPQAIEALNAYFEKNALPTGQEITEIAKELNYDREVVRVWFCNRRQTLKNTSKLNVFQIP; encoded by the exons GTCATTGTCATGTCCAGCCACGAGACGATCCGCGTGCTGGAGGTCGGCGTGGacgccccgccgccggccgagGAGGACGGGAAACCTTTGGAGATGCCACCCGGGGAGGGTGCACGGGGCTCCCCGCGAGGGAGCGGCGACCCGGGCAGAGAGGACGTGCCGCCCAGCGCCGAGACCTCGTGCAGCGCCGAGGCG GCAAAACCAAGCCGGCGGCCGGAGCGTCCCCCAGCAGCGTCCCCCCCGGCAGCACCTTCGGCCACGCCGCCAGCCAGCAGCCGCAGCCCTTGGCCCCGCTGGCCGCCCCGCAG TATTGCAGGTCAAGTGGCAGGtcagcaggggctggctgtgTGGACATTTCCTACAGCAACGGTCGCTGCCCTTCCCGGACTGACGGCTGCTTCTCCTACAGGGGGAATTTTCAAACCACCTATAGCCAATCTGCAAG CCGCCGCCGTCCTCAACACCGCGATCCCGGCGCCGGTGCAGCCTGCCCAGCCTCTGCCGGCTGCGGtccagccccggccccccctccaGCCACAGAGCGTGTTCCCCCCGGCGCCTGCCgtgcccagccagccccccatCCTGCCACAGCCCGCTGCAGCGCCCACACCACCCGTGGCGAAGCCGCTTGAGCCGCAGACCCAGATCGCAGTGCAGCCCGCGGGATTTGCCTTTAACCCTGGCATA ATCAGCGCCGCCTCCCTGGGGGGGCAAACGCAGCTCCTCAGCTCCCTGGCAGCTGCCCCCGTGATCGCCAACACCATCTCCAGCGTGCAGGGCATCACGGGGCAGATCCTGACCAACGCCCAGGGCCAG GTGATCGGGACCCTGCCGTGGGTGGTGAACCCCCCCGGCATCGCGGCGGCCAGCCCGGTGCCGGCCCCGAACCTGCAGGTACAGGCGGTGAcgccccagctgctgctcaaTGCCCAGGGCCAGGTGATCGCCACGCTGGCCAGCGGCACCATCCAAGCGGCCACCATCAAGAAAAGCGGCCCCCCCGAGCCTCCCACCAAGAGCGAG GTGCAGCCCATCCAGCCGGCcccggctctgccccagccagcCGTGGTCATCGCCAACCCTGCGCCGGCAGCGAAGGCGGCCTCGGCGCCCGTCCCCATCACCTGCTCCGAGACGCCCACCGTCAGCCAGCTGGTGGCCA AGCCCCAGGCCCCCAACAGCGGCGTGGAGGAGGACGGCATCAACCTGGAGGAGATCCGGGAGTTCGCCAAGAACTTCAAGATCCGGCGCCTGTCCCTCGGCCTGACGCAGACCCAGGTGGGGCAGGCCCTGACGGCCACCGAGGGCCCTGCCTACAGCCAGTCAGCCATCTGCAG GTTCGAGAAGCTCGACATCACCCCCAAGAGCGCCCAGAAGCTGAAGCCGGTGCTGGAGAAGTGGCTGAGCGAGGCCGAGCTGCGCAACCAGGAGGGGCAGCAGAACCTGATGGAGTTCGTGGGCGGTGAGCCCTCCAAGAAGCGCAAGCGCCGGACGTCCTTCACGCCGCAGGCCATCGAGGCGCTCAACGCCTACTTCGAGAAGAACGCGCTGCCCACCGGCCAGGAGATCACCGAGATCGCCAAGGAGCTCAACTACGACCGCGAAGTCGTCCGCGTGTGGTTCTGCAACCGCCGACAGACGCTCAAAAACACCAGCAAACTCAACGTCTTTCAGATCCCCTAa